One window of Hydractinia symbiolongicarpus strain clone_291-10 chromosome 3, HSymV2.1, whole genome shotgun sequence genomic DNA carries:
- the LOC130636991 gene encoding uncharacterized protein LOC130636991 yields the protein MKLFDHEYFFKQFRISPFRFEHLLSLIAPIITKCSLRREAISPSERLCLTLRYLVTGDSQVSIACSYRVSPTSITRIVAETCEALWTMLLREGYLRCPITSEEWKKISQKFEELWNFPNCHHSIVLLAVCNATYEFTLVVLKGSSQQNEQDIAHVSAMFLVVQCYKFSVVASHAPQITCFL from the exons ATGAAATTGTTTGACCATGagtacttttttaaacaatttcgcATATCACCATTCCGGTTTGAGCATTTGTTGTCACTGATTGCTCCAATTATTACGAAATGTTCATTGCGCAGGGAGGCAATTAGTCCGTCAGAAAGACTTTGTTTAACATTACGCTATCTAGTGACTGGTGATTCTCAAGTATCCATTGCATGTAGTTATCGCGTAAGTCCGACATCAATTACTCGCATAGTTGCAGAAACGTGCGAAGCTCTTTGGACGATGTTATTGAGAGAAGGCTACTTGAGATGTCCTATTACGAGTGAAGAGTGGAAAAAAATATCCCAAAAGTTTGAAGAATTATGGAACTTTCCAAACTGT caTCACAGCATAGTTCTGTTAGCTGTATGTAATGCCACTTACGAATTTACGCTAGTGGTGCTGAAGGGATCATCACAGCAGAACGAACAGGATATCGCACACGTATCTGCGATGTTCTTGGTTGTCCAATGCTACAAATTCTCTGTTGTCGCTTCACATGCTCCACAAATAACTTGTTTCTTATAA